Genomic DNA from Vescimonas coprocola:
ATGGTAAGATTTAATATTGCCTTTTTCCCTGCTTTGCTGTACTATATGGATAAACCGTGGATCGTCTGCGGTGACATACTCGGATGGCCTGCCGGTGGGAGTCGGTCACAGGCTAACAGGAGGAATATTATGGAAAAGATCGCAATTCTCCGCTGGGAATCCGGCCATGTGCCTCAGGGCCTCATGCAGCTGGAACAACTGCCCGGCAACAGCACCAATCCGGCATCCTACCCCTTCCCGGTGAAGCTGGTGGAGGTGAAGGGCGCCAACACCGACACCGTGATCCTGCACCCCAGCCAGAAGCTGCTGGAGGACATGATTCAGCTGGCCAAGGAGCTGGAGAAGGAGGGCGTTCGGGCTATCACCACCAGCTGCGGCTTCAACGCTATCTTCCAGGAGGCACTGGCCAACGCCGTGAAGATCCCGGTGTTCACCTCCTCTCTGCTGCAGGTGCCCTTTGCACAGGCTCTGGTGGGTCGTGACCGGGCCGTGGGCGTCATCACCGCCAGCGCCTCCAGTCTGTCCGAAAAGCATCTGCGGGCCTGCGGCATCACCGATGAGATGCACCCCATCGTCATGGGTCTGGAGAACGCCCCGGAGTGGAGCAAGATCTTCGACCATCCTGATGACAGCTTCGACATGGACCTTGTCACCGAAGAGATCCTGAATGTGGCCCGTCAGGGCGTCAAGGATCACCCGGAGATCGGTGCCATC
This window encodes:
- a CDS encoding aspartate/glutamate racemase family protein, whose translation is MEKIAILRWESGHVPQGLMQLEQLPGNSTNPASYPFPVKLVEVKGANTDTVILHPSQKLLEDMIQLAKELEKEGVRAITTSCGFNAIFQEALANAVKIPVFTSSLLQVPFAQALVGRDRAVGVITASASSLSEKHLRACGITDEMHPIVMGLENAPEWSKIFDHPDDSFDMDLVTEEILNVARQGVKDHPEIGAIVLECTDLPPFARRIREELDIPVFDFNSMIGHVAMALSLVKLY